The genomic DNA TAGATGTGGGAATCACTGGTCAAGATATGCTTGCCGATTCTGGTGCCGCCGCCGCCACCGTACTTGAACTTTCATTTGCTCCGTCAACTTTCAGACTTGCTGCACCCGCTGGCTTGGTTTCGGACCTTAAAGACATCTCAGGCAAGCGCATCGCCACTTCTTATTCGGGTATCTTGACCGAATGGCTTAACAGTCAGAACATTCAAGCCCAAATTGTGAAGCTCGATGGGGCGGTTGAGAATGCAGTTCGCCTTGGAGTAGCTGACTTGGTTGCTGATGTTGTGGCTACTGGCACAACACTGAAGCAAGCAGGACTAGAAACAATTGGTGATCCGATTTTTACCAGCCAAGCAATCTTGATTACCCGCCCCGACATAGAAGATCAGGGTGCACTTGATGTCTTTATCCGGCGGCTACAAGGGGTCATCGTTGCTCGTACCTATGTTTTGGTGGATTACGACATCCCAAACACCTTGCTGGATAGCGCCTGTGCCTTAACGCCAGGTATTGAGTCACCTACAATCTCGGCGCTTCAGGATTCACAGTGGTCAGCAGTTCGGGCCATGGTTCCGCGAAAGGCGGTGCACGCAATTATGGACGAACTCTATGACTTAGGCGCCCGCGGCGTTCTGGTGACCGACATCCATGCGTGTCGCCTGTAATGAGCGACTTCACCAACTCGGAAATTCCAGAAACTGATTTCGCCCAAGATTTGGGAGAACCCAGCCTCGCCTTGCGCTTAGCCATGACAAGTTTCGCTGGAGAGCGCACTGATGAAACAGTCAAGGCATTGGTTGGAAATCTCGCCCATCAACGATTACTCATCCCCGTACTTGCTCGAGTTGACTCCAAACTGGATGGCGTTGAAAAAGATAGCAGTATGCAGGCTGTTGAATTTGTGGCCAAAGATGGTCGTCGGGCGTTGTTGGCATTCACCGGTGTCGATTCGGTTGCTCTTTGGGATAACTCTGCACGACCAATCCCCAGAGCGGCCCACGTAATTGCACAAGCAGTATTAGAGCAAGAGCTTGATGCGCTCATTATTGACATCGCTGGTCCAACTCCGACAGCACTTGATGGGGCACTTCTAGTGCGTGTGGCCATGAGTGAACATCAACGTCAGTATCTGGAATCGGCCCTAAATTCAGTTTGTGATGCCATTGAAGATCTTGACGGCGTCGAAGAGGCGCTTTGGGAAATTACCGAAGAAGAGGTAGAGCTCGAATTGTTTGTTTCGCAGGTTGCCACCGATCTTGGTCAGCAGATAGCCGAGTTATTGCAGGATCCGACATTTACAGTGGTGCTTGATCGCCCCCTAAGTGTTCAGGTAACGCAGACCAAAGCCAATTAACCGCTAATAGACCGGTCCGGTGTATTGCTCGCCAGGTCCCATGCCGGGCTCGTCTTTGATGACCGAGCGCTCACGAAATGAGCGTTGCAGAGTCTGTAATCCATCGCGCATTGGGGCGGCGTGGTGTGCCCCGAGATCTGGAGCGCTGGCATCAACCAATCCCGCTAATGCAGTTATCAGAATCCGAGATTCCGCTAAATCAGTGCTAGTACCCTCAAATTCGCCTAGTTTCACCGCGGCGGCAGTCATCAGGTCAACGATGTGCAAACTAAGGATTTCCACGGCTGAAAGGGCAGCTAAGTCTCTGGCCGCGGTAATCCCGGCTTTTTCTGGATTAGTGTTCTGGCTGGTCACCTTGCTACAATCTCACATGACCGATGTTTCCGCTACGGCGGGCTCATCTACAAGCGGATTCACATCCCACCCGCACCGCCGAGCAGGCGTCGGGTCGGTCTAGAGCAGTCGCGTAAGTGACTTGTGCCTACGGGCCTGCCTCTGGTTGATGTGATTTCACTTGCCACATTTCGACCACAGGAGGACATATCAGTATCGAAACCCGCATCAATGATCGAATTCGCGTTCCAGAAGTTCGACTTGTAGGGCCAGCCGGTGAACAAATCGGCATAGTCGCAATCGAAGATGCACTGCGGTTAGCTTTTGAAGCAGATCTTGACTTGGTCGAAGTATCGCCCGAAAGCAAGCCTCCTGTCTGCAAACTAATGGACTTCGGCAAATTCAAATACGATGCAGCGGTTAAAGCACGAGAGTCTCGTAAGAATCAGGTCAACACCGTTATCAAAGAGATGAAACTTCGCCCCAAGATTGATAACCATGACTATGAGACCAAGAAAGGTCACATCTTACGCTTCTTGAATGCCGGCGATAAAGTCAAGATAACCATCATGTTCCGCGGTCGCGAACAATCGCGTCCAGAACTTGGATACCGACTATTGCAGCGACTTGCTGCTGACATCGGTGAGATGGCAATAATTGAGTCATCGCCCTTGCAAGATGGTCGAAACATGACCATGGTGCTCGCACCAGTTCGCAAGAAGACCGCACCTACTAAGCCAACAAAGCCAGCCGAAACAGTTGTGCAGCAACCCGTTGTGCCAGCTGAAGTGGCTGTTAAGCCAGAAGTTGTTGCAACCGAACCTGAAGTTGCTACGACCGAGACAGCAGAGCAAGCGGTTGTCGCACCAGCTAAGAAGGCTGCGGCCAAGAAAGCGCCGGCCAAGAAGGCGGTAACCGAGGCAACAGATGCTACTCCTGCGAAGAAAGCTCCAGTGAAGAAAGCGGTAGCCAAGAAAGCAGCCACCAAGAAAGCCGAGTCGTAAGACTCACCCGAGATTTGTAAGACAACGAACAAGGAGAAAAAGTAATGCCGAAGAATAAGACGCACAGCGGTGCAAAAAAACGTTTCCGGGTTACTGGTTCCGGCAAGTTAATGAAGGAACAGTCAAATAAGCGCCATCTACTTGAAAGTAAATCAAGTAAGCGCACTCGTCGACTTTCTGTTGATCAGGTTTTGTCCCCAGGCGATGCCAAGAAGGCAAAGAAATTACTCGGTCGCTAACCGCGAACTCGAAAAGGAGAATGAATCATGGCACGTGTAAAAAGAGCAGTTAACGCAGCAAAGAAGCGTCGTGAAGTTTTAGAGCAGGCAAGTGGCTACCGTGGTCAGCGCTCACGCCTGTACCGCAAGGCAAAAGAGCAAGTTACCCACTCGATGGTGTACGCATATGCAGATCGCCGTACT from Actinomycetota bacterium includes the following:
- a CDS encoding ATP phosphoribosyltransferase — encoded protein: MLRIAIPNKGQLSDPAREMLREAGYAVAATTRDLVVQDPENDVEFFFLRPRDIATYVASGTLDVGITGQDMLADSGAAAATVLELSFAPSTFRLAAPAGLVSDLKDISGKRIATSYSGILTEWLNSQNIQAQIVKLDGAVENAVRLGVADLVADVVATGTTLKQAGLETIGDPIFTSQAILITRPDIEDQGALDVFIRRLQGVIVARTYVLVDYDIPNTLLDSACALTPGIESPTISALQDSQWSAVRAMVPRKAVHAIMDELYDLGARGVLVTDIHACRL
- a CDS encoding SseB family protein: MSDFTNSEIPETDFAQDLGEPSLALRLAMTSFAGERTDETVKALVGNLAHQRLLIPVLARVDSKLDGVEKDSSMQAVEFVAKDGRRALLAFTGVDSVALWDNSARPIPRAAHVIAQAVLEQELDALIIDIAGPTPTALDGALLVRVAMSEHQRQYLESALNSVCDAIEDLDGVEEALWEITEEEVELELFVSQVATDLGQQIAELLQDPTFTVVLDRPLSVQVTQTKAN
- a CDS encoding DUF1844 domain-containing protein, giving the protein MTSQNTNPEKAGITAARDLAALSAVEILSLHIVDLMTAAAVKLGEFEGTSTDLAESRILITALAGLVDASAPDLGAHHAAPMRDGLQTLQRSFRERSVIKDEPGMGPGEQYTGPVY
- a CDS encoding translation initiation factor IF-3 — protein: MSTTGGHISIETRINDRIRVPEVRLVGPAGEQIGIVAIEDALRLAFEADLDLVEVSPESKPPVCKLMDFGKFKYDAAVKARESRKNQVNTVIKEMKLRPKIDNHDYETKKGHILRFLNAGDKVKITIMFRGREQSRPELGYRLLQRLAADIGEMAIIESSPLQDGRNMTMVLAPVRKKTAPTKPTKPAETVVQQPVVPAEVAVKPEVVATEPEVATTETAEQAVVAPAKKAAAKKAPAKKAVTEATDATPAKKAPVKKAVAKKAATKKAES
- a CDS encoding 50S ribosomal protein L35, whose amino-acid sequence is MPKNKTHSGAKKRFRVTGSGKLMKEQSNKRHLLESKSSKRTRRLSVDQVLSPGDAKKAKKLLGR